The Clavelina lepadiformis chromosome 1, kaClaLepa1.1, whole genome shotgun sequence genome segment TTCCAAGCTCAAACACTCCCTCTTGTCGAGAAATTAAATCAAGCCACTTAAAAAGAAGCGGCAATGAAATATTGAACGGCAAATTTCCAAAGACACAAAATGGAGGAGGGTCTAATAGGAAATAAATAAGCATCATTTATGTTTGGTATGTAAATTTCATATGACGAAACCCACCGTCCTTCCATGACTTAGCAAGTTCGTTTGGAAATGCTTGTGATATGTCATATTGCAGAATATCTCCGTGTACGATTGTCATCTTGTTAGGCATGACATCAGATATATACttgtaattaataataataatattagtCAGCTAATAATACTGCAATTAATTTGCTGTCAtaattgcatttacaaaacttaaaatgtgacaCTATAACGTAGAATACCCATTGTTTGGAAGCATACTAAAGTATGCACAATAGGGTTatgacttaaaaaaaaaattttaaattttgtgtgtcCTGTAGTTACAAATGATGAACTTTTATGTCCtgatttgaaaactcacaaaagttaagactgtttaaacaaaaatctcccgcaccaaatttttccagttttcaatgtaatatatatatatatatatcgactaatttgaaattgcctgacataattttaattgcgaagatttgaaattttattttggtaaattGTGTGAGCAGTTATAAGAGATGGCAACAATGCAaagctaaaattaaaatcagttATGAAAGAGGAAAATAATTTCTGTTTACACTTTGATGGAAAAAAGATTGGCAAACATGAATATCAGGTAGTATGCTTGAAAATTCCATCAAGAGAATTCAAACTGGGTGTTCTAAAATTCGAAAGTGGAACAGCTCAAGATATTTTCAGCAGCCTAGAAAACCTACTAGATGAATATGATGCatggaaaaatttgaaaatgatcaTATGTGACACAACATCTGTTAATACTGGACGGCTGAATGGCTTTGTTGTGAAACTGCAAAATGCAATGATCAGCAAGGGTTTTGATAAACCACAGTATATTGGTTGCAAACATCATATTCTTGATAGAGTCTTAAAGCATGTATTATAGTTCTTCAATCCAATGTCTTCAACAAAACCAACTCTCAACTACAAATTTGTAGATGATGTGGTGAAACACTACGAAAACTTGCAGCAATCCTACAAGCCAGAAATGGAGATTGAAATGGTTGAAAACCCAGGATGGATGATTTTAAGTTTCTCTTTGAGTTGTGCAGAGCATTCCGCTTCTTCAAAGAAAATGGTAGATTTCCACTAATCAAATGGCATAAATTTCCATCTCTACACAATGCTAGATGGAATTCAAGAGCCATTTATGCTATGATTGCCTACTTCCTCATCCCTAGATGGAGATTAACTCTGGAGATATCATTGCAAGTGTGTGGCATCATTCATCATCAttcattgcaaatgtgtgGCAGGAAGCCTCGTTTTCTAACAAAAGGTTTAAAGATGGAATATACCAAAGATTATTTGATGCTATCTTTGAGCTCGAATGTCCTGCAGCCTTCAAGTGCCTTAAAACCCATTGGAATTTGGATAAGTCCGTTGTAGATGACCCACGGCCACGCACTAACATAATTGCAGAAAGGGGAGTCAAATGATGGAAGAACTTTACCAGAAGTGCAAAAAAggacaaatatttgaacattaaatttgtagcaaaaatgaagttttgaattgtaaatttttttttacatttagaCCAATGTCAAAAATTAAAGTCAGTTTGTGCGGGATATTTTTTACGATTTGAacgaaaaaattataattttccaaatttataccaaaatgTTCATTGATTCCTGCTAcaggcaaaaaaaaatttcctagTCATAACCCTAATGCACAACCAgtaattttaaactgttttagGTATGGAAATGGCCTTTTAAATTTTCCCAACTGTCTCTCAAAATTTATAGTTTTGCAACAGAACAGAAAATTAGCATTAGTCCTTAAAAGTGGTGAtaactcaaaatttatttctgtgCACAACAGTTGACTTTGAATAAAATCTTACTTGAAGCAATGGCAAAAATCGTTTGTCCTTTTCTACAACAGTTAAGTGTTCTCCCTCCCTGTGCAAAATCTCACGAGTGATCGAACCGGGTCCAGGTCCCACCTCACACACATGCATGCCATTTAGCTTGTTTGACAGACAACTCACAAATCGTCCTGTAATTGTAGACATGTGTAAACTAACAAATACATTATGCATGCACTTACTTTTAAAAAGATTGTGCTAGACTTACTCACAATGGCTGGATCATACAAGAAATTCTGCGAAAGATGTTTGGTAGCTCGGACCTGGTATAGTTTAACCAACTGGCTAACAGTTGGAAGTGGTGGCAATGGTGGGGCTTTTTCCTTTCCATAACTGTCAGCAACAACCTTTAATTAAAGTCCATACGTTATGAAAAAAATGCATGCGAATGGTACCGTTTGTAAACAATGAATTCCTacataaacaaacattgatTAACCTAAACATTATCCTACGCTCATATAGTTTAAGTTAAACGGAGCCTTTAAAGCTAGTAAGTGAGCCCTTGTGATGTTTGATACCTCTAAAATCATAATCACTCTAAAGTTAGTTACAAATACATAATGCATTTTAGCCTCCATGATCAACCACCTTTGCCTGATGGAAAGATCTCTTCAGTATGTTTTGCCTCATTTCGCATACAAAAGCACACTATGTCTGTTTCACAACCACTGAATATTGATATATGATTTTGGTTTAATAAAAAgctagaaataaaaacaaaatataacttaATTGAGCAGCAGATTTTCACATTAAAACAACTAAATCAAGCTAAGAGTACAGGCACTCAGGCAGTAGGTACAGAAAAGACTTTGAAATATAGTCATGCgttttttttcaagttttaaccTAATGACACAACACAGCTTATatgtaaaatacaaataatctGTTCCAGTAACACA includes the following:
- the LOC143444344 gene encoding dimethyladenosine transferase 1, mitochondrial-like isoform X1, which produces MRQNILKRSFHQAKVVADSYGKEKAPPLPPLPTVSQLVKLYQVRATKHLSQNFLYDPAIVRRFVSCLSNKLNGMHVCEVGPGPGSITREILHREGEHLTVVEKDKRFLPLLQYISDVMPNKMTIVHGDILQYDISQAFPNELAKSWKDDPPPFCVFGNLPFNISLPLLFKWLDLISRQEGVFELGRIPFVLTFQAEVAERLVAPPGTPQRSRLSILSQYLCDIDYRFVIKGRSFIPPPKVEVGAVKITPLKKREIDLPFHSVDMVVKHVISGQRQRPCKKGASTLFPPRRKDLVEEIFQISGVTPSTRAYMLDNLHFRDLCYAYEDIAKRIPQLKLVDTFDPNMWSKTYFDKDGNPRNNINVEALGD